One Hordeum vulgare subsp. vulgare chromosome 4H, MorexV3_pseudomolecules_assembly, whole genome shotgun sequence DNA window includes the following coding sequences:
- the LOC123450650 gene encoding uncharacterized protein LOC123450650 — protein MELLEKSLRFTTFILADQVHRPPHSSSPQINTPVQASQQRRLILPTLSQSLPVHVRPNSTPQPAPATLPSQSFYNCHREVASSTPAVIFPSAVIEPREGGSTGMVCCSRGRDRPAAGGLLGSCLLIAALVQFSFLGSTFLLAVDGARTSSFMAMAPLPVAMAPSPLGLKDDKRPVPTGSNPLHNR, from the coding sequence GAGAAGTCGCTTCGGTTCACCACTTTTATACTCGCCGATCAAGTACACCGCCCACCCCACTCCTCAAGTCCTCAAATCAACACTCCAGTCCAAGCTAGCCAGCAAAGACGCCTCATCCTCCCTACGCTCTCCCAGTCGCTCCCAGTTCATGTGCGCCCGAACTCCACGCCACAGCCTGCCCCCGCCACCCTGCCATCCCAAAGCTTCTACAACTGCCACCGAGAGGTAGCGAGCTCTACACCTGCTGTAATCTTCCCCTCCGCGGTAATTGAACCGAGAGAGGGAGGTAGTACAGGTATGGTTTGTTGCTCTCGGGGACGAGATAGGCCGGCGGCCGGCGGGCTGCTCGGGTCGTGCCTCCTCATCGCCGCCCTCGTCCAGTTCTCGTTCCTCGGATCCACCTTCCTCTTGGCCGTCGACGGTGCTCGCACGTCGTCATTCATGGCCATGGCGCCGCTTCCTGTGGCTATGGCCCCCTCGCCGTTGGGGCTCAAGGACGACAAAAGGCCTGTGCCCACGGGCTCAAACCCTTTGCACAACAGATGA